Genomic segment of bacterium:
CACTGGTGACCTCGGTGGAGGACCTCATCGAGGCCTGCGGACTGATCCTGGCGAAGAGTGTTATCACCATCGAAGAAGCCCCGGAGTCGCTGGAGGGGCTGGAACGAGAGGTCTACATCGCCCTTTCCCTGGACCCGGAGCAGGTGGACCTCCTCGCCCATCGCCTCAATATGGCAGTGCACGACCTGTCAGCCATCCTCATGGTGCTGGAGCTCAAAGGATATGTCCGGAGCCTCCCCGGGCAGCACTTTGTCCGGGCTCGCGGTGGATAACCCGGCCCAAGACCGTCTTTACTTTTGATTCAGAGGAGGAAACTTTCTTTAAGTCGCACCGGACACTACTGATGCCTCCCATACAGGGGGCCCCAAGGAGTGCCCGGCATGTCCAGCCACGCGATCACGCTCATTCAGGCCTGTCCCGCCCGACTTCCGGCTATTCCGGAGTCCCGCTGGGAGGCTATCGAAGCCCAGATTCACGAAGCACTCCAGTTCGGAGCCGATCGCTTCATCCTGGACCTCACCGGTGCCCATGAGATTCGTCCGCTGGACTACTGGATGGTCCTGAACCTGGCGATCCTGATTCCGGCCGGCAATCTGGTGCTGGTCGCCGATGAAGAGCAGTTCACCCAGAGTCTGCAGCAGAGCAAGCTGACGCAGCTCCTGACAGTCGTGCGACATCTCGCCGATGCCTACGCGGCCCTTACCGGCATCGCTGCTGGTCCTGCGGTCCTCGAAGAGCGGACTTTCGCCGAAGCCCCCTCGCTGCAGGTACCGGAAGCCTGAGCTTCAGTTAGCGCCTTTCCTCCGAACAGCACCTTCGCCCCCACGCCATCTCCTGCCGGATGACGTGGGGACTCCCTGTTAGAATCCGGCTCATGCTAGACCTCAAACGCCTCCTCGCCGACCCCGAGGGCCTCCAGGCCCGCCTCCGCTTCCGGGACCCCAGCATCGATCTCTCCCCTCTCGCCGCCCTCGATGCCGAGCGTCGCGCCGCCATTGCACGGGATGAGCAGCTCAAAGCCGAACAAAAACAGGGTGCACAGGAAATCGGGAAGCTCCGAAGCAGTGGCGGCGACTCCTCCACCCTCGAAGCCGCCATGCGCGCCCTCAAAGAAGAAGGGGCCGCCCTCGAAGAGCGACGTAAAGCCATCGAGGAAGAACTCACCCGGTTCCTCGAAGTCCTGCCCAATGTCCCCCACGACAGCGTGCCGCTAAATCTCGACAAAAAGCAGAATCAGGTGATCCGTGAGGGAGGACCCCGCCCCTTGCGCGAGTCCGCCCCGACCCACATGGAGATCGCCGAGCGCCTCGGACTCCTCGATTTCGAGGCGGGAGCCCGCATCGCAGGCTCCGGCTTTCCGGTCTACACCGGCCAGGGTTTCCTTCTGGAATGGGCGCTGGTGAACTACTTCATCGAGCAAAACACGGCGGCAGGCTACCAGCCGATGGGGATGCCACTCCTCAACAACGGGGCAAGTCTCTACGCCTCCGGGCAGTTCCCCAAGTTTCGCGACCAGGTCTACCAGGTCCCGGAAGACGATCTCTACCTGATCCCCACCAGCGAGGTCGCCCTGTGCAATCTCTGGCGCGACTCCCTGCTGGAAGCGGAGCAGCTCCCCCTGCGGTACACGGCCTACACCCCCTGCTTCCGACGGGAAGCCGGAGCCCACGGTGCTCATGAACGGGGGCTGATCCGGGTACATCAGTTCAACAAGTGCGAGCTCTTCTGGTTCTGCGCGCCCGACGAGAGCTACGACATCCTCGAGCAGATGACCGCCCATGCGGAGTCCCTCGTGGAGGGCCTCGGCCTCCCCTGGCGGACCAGCCTCCTGGTCTCCGGCGATCTGGGGAGTCAGGCGACCAAAACCTACGATGTCGAGGTCTGGCTTCCCGGCCAGCAGGCCTGGTACGAGGTCTCCTCCTGCTCAAACTGCGAAGATTACCAGGCTCGCCGCGGCAACATCCGGTATCGCCATCCCGAAACCCGCAAGCCAGCGTTTGTGCATACCCTCAACGGCTCGGGGCTCGCGACCAGTCGGCTCTTTGTCTGCCTGCTGGAGAACGGAGTCCAGGAGGATGGATCGATCCGGATCCCGGACGCCCTCCGGAAGTGGCTCCCCACTGAGGTCCTTCAGCCCGCCTAACTGCAACCTGTCGCGACAGCGATGATTCGCGCGACACCAGTCCCCTCCCAGCCCTCTTGTATCAGCAGGGGGCTGGTGGCGTTTATGGCGCGTCGGCGTGGGCTGGGGAAGCAAAAAACAGCAAGACCCCCGGCACATGGGGGGGTGGGGGCCGGGGGTCGCTGGTTCTGGAGTGGTGGTGCCCAGGGACGGACTTGAACCGCCGACACGGGGATTTTCAGTCCCCTGCTCTACCAACTGAGCTACCTGGGCAGGCGGCTCTTCCATCCTGGGACTGCAGAGGGGCGCTGGCGGGGACGACGGGATTTGAACCCGCGACCTCCGGCGTGACAGGCCGGCATCCTGAACCGCTAGACCACGTCCCCGCGCTCTCTGCATCCCGCATCCGCGGGAGGGACGGACACTATACGTCCGTCGCCCGGGTCACGCAAGACCCCGGCGCTTGCGCTGCCGGTTCCTGCGCTGTATTGGTACCCGCAACGGGATTTGAACCCGTGCCGCCACCTTGAAAGAGTGGTGTCCTGACCCCTAGACGATGCGGGCGCACGTCGACTGGACGCCAGAGCATACCAGTCACGCGATCGATTTTATACGCCGGGCGGGGATTGAACCCGCGACCACCTGATTAAAAGTCAGATGCTCTACCGCTGAGCTACCGGCGCGTACCTGCTTACCCTGCGACACTGCCGGCGGCCGGGCTCGAACCGGCATGGCCTGTAAGGCCAGCGGAGTTTAAGTCCGCTGCGTCTGCCAATTCCGCCACGCCGGCCTGCCTGGGCGGGAACCGCCGGACCGATGAGAAAGCCGGCTCACCGAGCCGGCACCTTCAGGGCGGATACGGAAAACCAGTCAGGCTCTCCGCTACCGCCGCAGCTTTTTGCCGCCCAGTTTCGCTTCCCGGGAACGTTTCACGTCCAGCAAGCGCTCCTGGCTCTGCTTTTTGTAAGCCCGGAGTTTCTCTTCGAATGTCCGTGGCTCTTTCTTGCTCCGCCGAAAGTTCGGCAGGCCGCGCTCGTCATTCTCCTCGAGCGCCCCTTCCCCCGGCTGATCGTCGCCCGCGACTGGCGCAGGCATCTCACCACCCGGCGCTGTCGCGGACGCCTCCACCATTGGCTCCTCCTGCGGAGCCTCCGGAGAGGCGGAGGTCAGATCTGTCAAGTGTCCTCACCACCTTGGCACGAGAAAAGGTCTCGGGTGCATAGGCCACCGGCCATGGCAAACCCGGATGCCACTAAGGCATCAGGGGAGAAGTGTAGCAGATGCCCTGACCGCGGGTCAACCAACCAGCCCGGTCCGGACAATGCAAGTCCCCTGCGACTCCCGATTCCGAGTCCCCAACACTCCGACCGCGTGCGCTGCCTGGAGACGAGCTTTCCCCACCTCGCCGCTGCCCCGCATCTCATGCGGCTTCCATCGATGGGCACTCCTGCCAGGGCGTGGATGAACAGCCAGAGAGAGTGGACCACACGCCCCCTGAATCGGACTTAATGCTGACTTCTATGCAATGTACCTACTGAGTTGAATTCTCAGATTCTGTCAGTTTTCGTAGATTGTGCACTGAATCCGCATGGATACTGATGTTCCCATAATCAGGCTTGTCAAGTCCTTTATCATTGTCAAAAAACTTTCCTGATAAAAGCTCCCGATTTTCATTGGACACCCCTTGACACTTCCCGCACCGCGGGGGAGCATTGTCCCGGTCCCTGCTTCGGCAGGGTTCGACGCTTATGGACCTGCGAGCTTCTCTCCACCGGGCCCAGGCTGCGATCACGCAGTTCCTGCATCAACCCCTCTCCCCCCTCCCCAGCCTACTGGCAGGCCTTGGCTGTGCCCTGCTGGGGGGCGGAGGCTGGATCGTCCTGGAGCATTTCGCTCCCCGCGTAACCGTGACAGATTCCGCAGGACTCGTGCGAGTGGTGCGGACCAGGGGCACGGTCGCCGATGCCCTGCAGCTCGCCCAGATATCCCTCGGTCCCCACGACCTGGTCAGCGCTCCGCTGGCTCAGCCCGTCCCCAACCTCCATCGCATCCATATACGTCGCGCCCTGCCTGTCACTATCGTGACCGCTGATGGCGAATTCGAGCTCCTCACCACCGCCAGCGACATCGCGGAACTCAAAAAAGACCCCCGCCTGGCCATGAGCGAGTTTGACCGACTCTGGCCCCGCAGTGGAACCCCCATCCAGCCCCGGATGCGGATCAAGCTCGCCCGGGTGACCACCTCGGAGTCTATCGAGACCGCCCCGATCCAGCCAGGCGTGAGCTTCACCCACGACCCTGCTCTGCCGCGCGGCGCAACCGCTTTTGTCAGTCAGGGCGCGCCGGGACTGCAGGAAGTCCGGGTCGTCAACTACTTCAAGGATGGGGTTTTTACCGAGGCGCAGCGGATTCCGGGAGCCATCATCAAAGCCGCTGTCCCGGAAATCCGCAAAGTTGGGGTCCGGGCGCTGGCGATGAGCCGCTCCGAGCGGGGGAATCGTGTCCTGACCATGGAAGCCACCGCCTACGAGCCAGGCCCCCGTTCCTGCGGCATCTATGCCTCCGGCTATACCGCTACCGGGCGTCGCGCGACCTATGGCGTCTGCGCGGTCGATCCCCGTGTGATTCCCCTGGGGACCCGGCTCTTTGTCGAGGGCTATGGTGTGGCGATTGCCGCGGATGTCGGCGGAGCCATCAAGGGCCTGAAGATCGATGTCTGCTTCGACACGGTCGCGGAAGCGCTCCGCTGGGGGCGACGGCAAGTCAAGGTCTACATTCTTGATGATTTCACCGGGACCATCCCCATCCTCGACCGGGCCGGTAACACCCAAAAGATTGTGGCAGTCAGCAAGCCCGCTCCTCCGGGGGCTCCGGCCCCTCAGGCGACACCTGAGAATGAGGCGACAACCGTGGTTCCGCAGCCGGAGATCGCAGCCCCCGAGCCGATGCCCGCTGCTCCGCCGGTGGAAGAATCCAAGCCTATTGATCTGTTGCCGCCTCCGATTGACCTCTTACCTGTCGCGCAGTAGCGGTTTCCCCTACTCCGGACGCCAGGTCTTTAGACCTGGATTCCCCCGATCACAAGATCTGCCCGATGATGCCAGCGCTTACACCCGGCACTCTGCCAGTGAAATCCGGCACATGCCGGGTCTAAAGACCCGGCCTCCGGGCGCATCCCGACTACCTGAGCTGGAGCGATTCGAACAGCGGGTAGGTCTGCCCTAGCGCTCGATCCGAACGGTGGGTCCGACGTTCCTGTCGCAGCAGCTGTGACTGCGCCGCCTCCTCGGACTCCGGGAGCAATCCCAGCGATGTCAGGGTCCGCAGGACCGCGTTGTTCATCCCCCGGTAGTCCCGGTCGCCATCCAGAATCTTGACCGCAATCCCCAGTCCTTGGCCGGCATACGTCCCGTCCGTGGACCAGCCCGCTCCTGGCGGGGGCGCGACAATCTGCGGGTACTCCTGCTGCCCGGCCACCCCGATGCCGTAAAAGCCCTCCGCTCCGTTCTTCCCGAAAAAGCGCCCTGCCCCAATACTGCAGATATAGGTATTGAGGTGTCCTTCGCCAGCGGTGTACGCCGGACGGGTCCACATTGCGCCGGCGACCTTCCGCGCCCCGTGCAGGAAGACATCGGTCTCGAACGGCAGCGGCAACCCGAGCTGGGCGGATGCGAGCGGATTCGCCAGCCGTGCGTAGGCGGTCGCTGCCGCCTGCAACGGGAGCCAGTAGGCCGGGACCCCGCAATTGTCGACCCCGATGTGCAGCTCCTGACGCGGGACATTGCTCAGCGCCGCCATGAGGTCGTGGATCGGCAACTGCACCGGATGATCCGCCTGCTGGTAGCTTGCCAGGTCGTGTCCCTGTGCTTTCGCCAGCGCCAAAAAAACCGCGTGGTTCCCCGAGCAGTTGTGTACCAGGACATTCGGGGTGCCCCCCCCTGAGAGCAACGCCACGATCTCGCTCTCCGCCTGCGGGAGATCCGGACCGTTCTTCAGGAGCGCGAAGGGATCGAGCCCCAGTTTCTCGAAGAGCTTGCGGCCGGCTTCCACATGTCGCGGTTCGCCGAGGTGGCTGCTGACCATCAGCGCCATCTCTTCGGGCGAAAAGAGAAACTCCGCCAGCAACTGGGCGCGTCCGAAGAGAGGGACCGCCTGGAAGGGCTTGGCCGCCGACCGCAGATACGCCCCCAGTCCCGGGTCTCCCAGCGACGCCACCAGCTGGCCGTGGATGTCACAGACCGCAATCGCCCCCAGATGGACCGACTCCACCGCCCCATTGCGGCTCACGGCCACCAGCGGCACGGCGCTGCCCACTTCCCTGGGAGGGCACGGGGTCGCCAGCGGGTCAAAGCGGGGGTCAGCGAAGGGGGTTTCGGGCAGGAGGGGCATGACGCGGGAGTGTACCGCCCGTACCCTCGCCCGAGATTCGGGAACACTCGCATTCCCGGCGCATCCATCCGATCGCTCCACAAAAAACACCCCCGGCGGACCGGGGGTGGAGCTGTTGAAAGCGG
This window contains:
- the serS gene encoding Serine--tRNA ligase, with translation MLDLKRLLADPEGLQARLRFRDPSIDLSPLAALDAERRAAIARDEQLKAEQKQGAQEIGKLRSSGGDSSTLEAAMRALKEEGAALEERRKAIEEELTRFLEVLPNVPHDSVPLNLDKKQNQVIREGGPRPLRESAPTHMEIAERLGLLDFEAGARIAGSGFPVYTGQGFLLEWALVNYFIEQNTAAGYQPMGMPLLNNGASLYASGQFPKFRDQVYQVPEDDLYLIPTSEVALCNLWRDSLLEAEQLPLRYTAYTPCFRREAGAHGAHERGLIRVHQFNKCELFWFCAPDESYDILEQMTAHAESLVEGLGLPWRTSLLVSGDLGSQATKTYDVEVWLPGQQAWYEVSSCSNCEDYQARRGNIRYRHPETRKPAFVHTLNGSGLATSRLFVCLLENGVQEDGSIRIPDALRKWLPTEVLQPA